The window TGTTTAAGAAAAACTGGAGTGCCTCCACCATGGTCGCACCCGTCTACGCAAATACAATGGGGGGTTCTTCTATTAATAGCCAAGTATCCGATAATTCTAAAAATGCTGAAGTTAATTTGAGCTATGGTGTCGCAGTCGCTTATGAATTTGCGCCACGATGGAGTGTCAGGACAGGAGTGAATCAGGTGTCGATGAACTATAATACGCAAGACATTAGCTATGGTTTGAATGCCCAAACACTTACCGTAAACAATACCACTGCTGCAGTAATGTATAATCCAGACGCCGTAAATAATCAAAGCACTTCCGCATTTAATGACTCTTTTTCACAAGAACTGGTCAGTGCAGCGACTTTTTCCAGTTTTAAAGGGGAGCTCTCCCAGCAATTAGGGTATTTAGAAGTGCCGCTAGAAATAAAATATAGGTTAGTAGACAGCAAACTAGGCGTTAGTGTCCTGGGTGGTATGAGTGCCCTTTTCCTGACTGACAATGAAGTTGCGGTCACCAATGATGGGCGTAAACTCTCTTTGGGCGAGGATAATAATTTTCAAGAGTTCAATCAAAGCGCCAACTTTGGCTTAGGGATTGACTATAGGTTTACGAATAAACTAGGTATCACAGTGGAGCCTACATTTAAATATCAATTGAATGCATTGCGCAACGATAGCGCAGATTTCAGACCTTATACGGTAGGCGTTTATACGGGTTTGATGTATAGATTTTAACCATAGGATCGCTGTCATTGCAGGCACTTATGGGAATATGAAAAAGAAGGTTGAGGTTGGTTAATCATTGAACTCAATTCATGCAATGATCTAGAAAGCCGCTCTGTTGCTATGCAGGGCGGTTTTTATTTACTTATTTTTTAATAGATCGTTGAGCATGATAGCTCTTACGCTTTCGCGAAAGCGAACTTTATCACCCGATAACTGCATGCCTTTAGTTTCTAGAATTTCATGAGTTTTGACACGCATGATTCCTGGAGATCCATGGAAAAAGGAAAAAGGAAATCGCTTCTTGTTATCATAAAAACTCATGGGTACTACCGGTATCTGGTGCTCAATAGCCAGCCGGAAAGCTCCATCCTTAAAGTTATCCAATACTATCGAGCGATCTACAGGCACACCGCCCTCGGGAAAAATGCAAATACCCACACCAGAGGCTAATCTAGCGCTAGCGCTCTTAAAAACGGCTAGACGGCTATTCGCGTCCTTGCGGTCGACCAGTATACAAGTGCGCTTATAAAAGAAACCAAAAATGGGGATTTTTGCCAGTTCTGCCTTTCCTACAAACACAAAAGGGTTTCTTGCGACCATCAACATTAACATGATATCTGTCATACTCGTATGATTAGCCACCAGCATATAGCTGACACCTTTTTTCATCTGCGCGCCTCTATCAATGACTGGCCACCAAAACATGCCATAGATAACAATTACAGCCCACAATTGCGCCACCCTGAAAAATTGAGCATAGGTCTTTTCTGAAATGGTCAATACAAGAAGGACTGGAAACAAGAGGATAATAGGTGCCCCTAAAAGGAAGTAGAACCAGATCCTGTACAAAGGCATTAAAATAAATCGCATCCATTTCATGAATGCCAAAAATAGCAGAATTAAAACAGCGCACAACACCTAGGGTCAGGTCTTGCGTTTTCAGGTGGTAAGGAATTACCTTTGCAGCTCAATAATTAGTCATGTCTAGAGTACTTACTGGAATACAATCTACTGGAATACCTCACTTAGGAAACTTACTGGGTGCTATCCTGCCTGCCATTGAAATGTCGCAACAATCAGATAATGATTCTTTCCTATTTATAGCAGACCTACACTCCCTTACTCAAATCAAGGATGGTGAAACCTTAAGAGAAAACACCTATGCCACTGCTGCAACCTGGTTAGCTTGTGGTCTGGATACCACTCGTTCCACGTTTTACAGACAAAGCGATGTTCCCCAAGTAACGGAATTGAATTGGTACCTCAACTGTTTTTATCCCTATCAGCGATTGACTTTGGCGCACAGTTTTAAAGATAAGTCTGACCGTTTGAGTGATGTGAATGCCGGATTATTCACCTATCCCATGTTGATGGCAGCAGATATCTTATTGTACGATGCTGAAGTTGTTCCTGTAGGTAAAGATCAGTTACAACACCTTGAAATGGCTCGCGATGTCGCTGGTCGTTTTAATAATCAAATGGGAGATACCTTGATTGAACCTGATGCTAGAATTCAAGAAGAAACCATGTATGTTCCTGGAACTGATGGTGAAAAAATGAGTAAATCAAGAGGGAATCTGATCAACATCTTTCTTCCAGAAAAACAACTGAAAAAGCAAGTCATGGCTATTGAAACAGATAGCACACCATTAGAAGAGCCTAAGGACCCTGATACTTGTAATGTGTTTGCCATATATAAATTACTAGCCACTCCTGAGCAAGTCCTAGAAATGCGAGCCAATTATGAAGGAGGGAACTATGGTTATGGTCATGCAAAGAAAGCTTTGCTAGAAGTAATCCTGGTGAAATTTGCTAGCGCCAGAGAGCGATTCAATCACTTTATGTCTAACAAACATGAGATTGATGCGGCACTGGAAGAAGGTGCTGCTAAAGCCGCTCGCGTTGCGAATGAAGTTTTGAATAGAGTACGAGTGAAATTAGGATACTAAAGTTCACGTTTAAGCCAGCATAAACAATTTGCCAGGTAGTGGTTTTACCACGCCCTTCAATTCCATCGACATAAGGATGGAGGCAAGTTTATGAACAGGCATTTTTAAGTTGAGAGCGATAATGTCCAGCATTTCTTTCTCGTTGTCTTTCAAGAAGGCATAGATCATCTTTTCATCCTCGTTCAGTTCAACAAACAACTGTTTCTGGACGGCTACCTTACTTTCTTGCCAGCCTAGGATGTAAGGGATATCGGCTGTTTTAGTAAGCATGTGCGCTTTAGACTGTTTGATCAGATCGTTGCAGCCAGCGGCATATTTATCATTGAGCCTTCCAGGAACGGCAAAAACTTCCCGATTGTAATCGCCTGCAAGACCTGCAGTTACTAAAGAACCCCCTTTATCCGCACTTTCAATGACCACGGTCGCTTCGCTTAAACCAGCGATGATGCGATTGCGGCCTAAAAAGTTTTTGCGATCAAAAGTGTCTGTACTCCAGAAATCAGTCACAAAACCACCATTGTTTTTAACGTCCTTATTGTGAGCCACATGATTGCGTGGGTAGGTTTGATTGAGCCCATGAGCCATCACAGCAATAGTTTGCAAGCCGTGTTCTATCGCTAGTTTATGTGCAAGAATATCTACCCCATAAGCATAACCGCTAATGATCATAGGTTTCAGCGGTGCGATTTCAGCTATGAATTTTTCTAAGAAAGCGCTCCCTTGACTGGTGATTTGCCGGGTTCCTACAATACTTAAGGTATATGGATTGCTCCAATCGATTTTTCCATTCTCAAAGAAAATGATAGGTCCATCCACGCAGTATTGCAAGCGCTCTGGATAATCATCGTTGTAATAAACACGATACTTAAGATTGTTTTCCTCAATGAATTTGAGCTCTTTCTCTGCTTTAGAGAAAAGATCTTTCACCTTGATAAACTCGGCTTTCTTATCGCCGATTCCTTCAATGGCAGCAATCTGCCGGTATGGTTGCTCAAAAACTGCGGTCGCACTACCAAAAGTGCGGATCAGTTTTTTAGCCATGATATCGCCTATAAGCGGCGCCTTTTTCAAAGCAAGTAATGCTAGTAATTCCTGCTGGTCCATTAACCGAAGATAAACGGATTAGGATCTAAAATAACGCCTGAATAATTTTGTAAATCGTCTTCTGCCAAGACACCTGGGAAATCTCCCTTGTGACCTTGCATATCAGTCATCAGCTGAAAGTGCAAGTGTGGTGAATAACCGCCATTTTCTAGTGGCGTGCCTAGAGTTGCTATTTGTTCGCTTTCGCGAAAGCGAACTCCCACTTCCCAATCCTGCATATTTGATTTGGATAAATGACCATAGAGACTATACAGTTTTTTATCTTGGTAATCATGCTCTAGAATAAGGGTCGGGCCATAATTGCCTGTGTCATCATTGTCTGCAAACGAATGGATGGTACCGTCCATGATGGCGTGAACGCTAGCTCCTGCTGGTGCCCACAAATCGATCCCCATGTGGACATCGCGTACAGCACCGTCTTGAAATCTAGCTGACCTGCGGTACAAAGCCCGTTGTTCCTTGTAGCCTCCATGCGCTACAAATTTGTTGTTTTCAATGCGCTTTTTGGCGAGGTACTCCTCAAAAATCGGGATATCGCTTACGTCGTTTGTATCCCAAAATGGATTATTGATGGATAGGTCGATGTGGAAATAATCAACCGCTGGATATTGCGGGTCGATAAGGTATTTAAACGCCATTAAATACTCATTTCAGGAATTTCTCCCTCTACAATCAGAGTTCCTTCGGTTGCTTTTTGAATTTCTTCCACGCTCACTCCTGGCGCGCGCTCTAGCAACTTGAAACCTTTATCAGTGATCTCTAATACGGCGAGATTTGAAACAACCTTAGTAATGCAATTAACGCCAGTAAGTGGCAAGGAACATTTTTTAAGAAGTTTGGATTCTCCAGCGCGGTTCGTATGCATCATCGCAACAATAATATTCTCTGCACTGGCAACTAGATCCATGGCGCCACCCATTCCTTTCACCATTTTACCTGGTATTTTCCAGTTGGCAATATCACCGTCTTCAGAGACTTCCATGGCGCCTAGTATGGTAAGGTCTACATGCTGCCCGCGTATCATTCCAAAGCTGGTTGCACTATCAAAAAAACTAGCGCCCGGCAACGTGGTAATGGTTTGCTTACCCGCATTAATGATATCTGCATCCTCCTGACCATCAAAAGGAAAAGGCCCCATTCCTAGAACACCATTTTCTGACTGGAATTCTACATCGATTCCATCTGGGACGTAGTTGGCCACTAAGGTTGGTATACCTATTCCCAGATTGACGTAGTAACCGTCTTTTACTTCTTGGGCGATTCTTTTAGCAATGCCTATTTTATCTAACATATATAATTTGATAATTTGATGATGTGTCAATTTGGTGATACCAAATCGATGTCATTATCTGTTCATATTTCTCTTTGTTGTTCCGATGATCTTTGAAAGGACTTTGGAAATAGATTCTCTATCAGTAAAAAGTTTTTCTTCTGGTGTTGGAAGATGTACAGATGCTTTACATAACGCTAACCAATATTCTGTTTCATCACATTCCTTAGCAGATATCTTAAACTTGTGGATAAAGTCCTTTGAACTTTCTGCATTTTGCGCTTCCCATACGTTTGAGCCTATACTAGTTCCAGATCTGAATAATTGTGAGGCGAGATCCCAGTCTTTCTGTTGCTTCAACTGCTGTACAAACTCAATAATATTCAACGAGAAATTGAATGTCATATTTACAATTGGATTATCCTTTATATTTCTCACAGTTATCCATTATAGTTTTAGTGCATTTTCAGTCTAATCATTATCAAATTGACAAATTAAACAATCAACAAATTAGCCTCGCTTTCTCGTAGTTCTCTGCTCAATACGTTTCTCATACTTAGCCCCTTGAAAAATACGCTTGACAAATATTCCAGGAATATGAATCTGGTTAGGGTCTAGTTCACCAGCAGGGACGAGCTCCTCAACCTCAGCAACGGTAATTGTTGCAGCACCACACATGACTGGATTGAAGTTTCTCGCTGTTCCTTTAAAGATTAGATTTCCTGCGGTATCGCCTTTCCAGGCTTTTACTAAAGCAAAGTCAGCCTTGAAAGCATGTTCTAGAATATGAGGTTTACCGTTGAATTCGCGTTCTTCCTTGCCTTCCGCCACCTCAGTACCGTAACCTGCTGGTGTGTAGAATGCTGGTATCCCTGCCTGGGCAGCTCGACAACGTTCGGCTAATGTTCCTTGAGGGATGAGCTCTACTTCTAGCTCACCGCTTAACATCTGGCGTTCAAACTCGTCGTTTTCACCCACATAAGAAGAGATCATTTTTTTGATTTGTTTGCCTTGCAACAACAAGCCTAAACCAAAATCATCCACTCCCGCATTGTTCGAAATACAAGTCAAGTCAGTCACTCCTAACTCTACCAACTGAGCGATACTGTTTTCTGGTATTCCAGAAAGTCCAAAACCGCCAACCATCAACGTCATCCCGCTCTCTACGCCAGCCAGCGCTTCCTTCACGCTTGCCACTGTTCTATTAATCATGTGCTCTTTTCTTTGCCATGAAATTACGGAATTTCGTGAGGTTTATCTAAGAGAAATTTGATTTGATTTGATTTATCTACATCTTGGACGAATCCCTTTTCTCGACATCTCGACAAGCTTAGTGCAGCCCTTTACATGGAACAAAATTCACTTGAACTAAAAGTTCCTGTCAAAATATAATTGATTGACGCAGTACAAATATTCTTTAAATATGCGCTTTGCTTTGAAAACTGTGACTGTGCCTGAGGTGAACGTTGACTTTTCGGAATATAAAGCTGACTATAACTACACTTCATCAAAGTTTACCTGAACCTTTGCACTTGTAGGGCACGCTTGACAAGTAAGCGTTAGACCATCTGCTACTTCTGCATCAGTAAGGATGGCGTTTTTACGCATTTTGACCTCGCCTTCTTCAATTAAACCAACACATGAACTGCATATACCGCCTTGACAAGAATAAGGAGCATCAATGTCATTTTTCAACATCACATCCAGCAAGGTCTCATCGCGACGCATGGTAAAACTGTGCTGCTCATCGTCCAGGATTACGGTAATTTCAGAGAGGTGGCTGTCTTCTGTAATTTCTATATCGCTGTCCGCTGTAGTAAAAAGTTCAAAATTGATGTCTTCCTTAGATAAAATTCCTTTTTCTTCCAGGTTGAGCTGTGTCATTTGTATCATTTCCTCAGGGCCGCATAAGTACGCTTTCGCGAAAGCGAGCCCATCACAATCCTGGTTCAAGAAATAGTTTAAGTTGGCTTTATTCACTCGCCCGAATAACGCATCCTGACGTTCTTCCCGACTGAAGCAGTATTTTAAAACCAATCGATCTTCATAAGCATCTTTCAAATCATTAAGCTGCTCTAGGTAGATGGTCTGGCTCTCAGTTTGATTCCCATAGATCAAGGCTACTTTACCTGCAGCATTTGATGCGAGGGCTGTTTTCAAAATTGACATGATGGGTGTGATTCCACTCCCTGCAGCGACTAGCAAAATGTCTTTGTTATCTTCTTTATCGTAAACAAACATTCCTTCTGGAGGTGCTACTTCTAAGGTGTCTCCAGCTCGCAGTTTCATGGCATAGTTAGAAAAAAGTCCTTTATCTACCGCTTTTACGACCACTTTTAAATCAGCATCTGAGGGTGCGCTGCTTATAGAATAAGCACGTCGTACATCCTGACCATCCACTGTCGCTTTGAGGGTTAAATACTGGCCCGCTTTATATTCAAACTCGTTTTGTAAACTTTGTGGTATATCAAAGATAATTTCCACAGCTCGTGGAGTGACTTTAGTTACTTGTTGGATGCTTAATTCGTGAAAGGTCATGCGTCAATGAATTGGGCTGCAAAAGTAATAAACAGACCTAGACATGTAACATTTTTACATTTATCTTCACTTATGGTTTACCTAACCAAATAACCATGTTCCTACAATTTGCCAGTTTAGAATGGAAAAGCTTCACAAGATCTGCGGCTTTTAAACAAAATCTATTCTTTAAAATATTCATCGGTTTTTTTGCGGTGCTGTTTTTATTAGAATTTGCAGCCCTAGGTGCTGGGAGTTTTTACATTCTTGAAAACTTTATTGAAGATGGAAAGATTCTCGCTAGCGATCCATTTGCGGTAGTGAACAAGTTTTTAATTTATTGGTTTGTGGTGGATCTAATGTTCCGCTATTTTATGCAGAAGATGCCGGTGGCCAATATCAAGCCACTGCTGTATTTGCCTTTTACTAAAGGTAAAATTGTGAAATACGCGCTGGGCAAAACTGTAATTTCCTTTTTCAATATTTTACCAGCTTTCTTTTTTGTACCGTTTTCATTAGTTCTTTTAATTGAAGGTTATAGCCCGCTGGGAGTCATTAGCTGGCACCTTGCCATGCTTTCTATAACATTGCTTCTCAACTTTTTGAATGTTTTCCTTAACAATTTGAACCAGGTGTTTTATCCGGTGCTGGTAATTGTAGTCGCTCTAGGGTTTACGCAATACTATGGGTATTTTGATGTGACAGAGTACACACAGCCTTTCTTTAAGTTTTTCTTTAATCAGTCTTGGAGTTTTATTGTTCCTCTAATTCTTGCAGCACCGGCTGCCAATTATGCTTACACCTATTTTAGACAACAACTGTATCTGGATGCTGGACTAAGCGTAAAAGGAGAAAAGGTCACTACGGAAAACTTAGATTTCTTAAACCGTTTTGGAAAAATGGCGGTGTATCTTAAAAATGATGTGAAACTCATCAAGCGTAACAAGCGGGCCAGAACCACTTTTATTATGGGGTTCTTGTTTATGTTTTACGGCTTGTACTTTATCGCTGTAGGTCAAGGCGAGTGGATGAAGGTCTTTGCCGCATTGTTTTGTACAGGAGGATTCTTATTCAGTTTTGGAGGACTTGTTCCCTCCTGGGACAGCAGCTACTATAAATTAATGATGGCCCAAAATATTCCTTATAGAGAGTTTTTATTGAGCAAATGGTGGCTCATGGTAGCAGTGACGGCTGCAAGTACGGTGTTGAGCTGTTTTTATGTGTATTTCGGGATTGAATGGTTGTGGGCAATTCTTGCGGGTTCGGTGTACAACATAGGTTTGAATGCTTCTGTAACCTTGCTGGGTGGTGCTTTTGTAAAGACACCTATTGATTTGACTAGTAACAAAAAAGCCTTCGGTGATAGTAAGGCCTTTAATTTCAAAACAGTGCTGCTCATCATTCCTAAAATGGTGCTTCCCGTCATTATTTATTATGCCTTCACTTTTATGTTCAACAGCAATGTTGGCTTTATAGCTATTGCAGCCACAGGATTACTAGGATTATTATTCCGAAATAAAATTTTGACGCTCACTGAAAATATTTATAAAAACGAGAAGTACGATACGATTGCCGCATATGCACAAAAGGATTGATAATGGGTTCGCTTTCGCGAAAGCGAACTTCTTTAAAAAACCACCAACAACAACAAATACTCAAGGATTATGATAAACATCAACAACCTTTCTAAAAAATACAACGATACTACTGTTCTCGATATTGAGAGTCTTCAATTGCAAAAAGGTCAGTCTGTAGGGCTGGTAGGAAATAATGGTGCTGGAAAAACGACCCTATTTTCTTTATTGTTGGATTTGATCGAACCTACTACAGGACACATTGTTTCTAACGGTGTACAAGTGAACGAAAGCGAGGACTGGAAGCCTTTTACCAGCGCCTTTGTGGATGAAAGCTTTTTGATAGGTTACTTAACGCCTGAGGAATATTTCTACTTCATAGGAGAACTGCGAGGTCAAAATAAGGCAGACATTGATGCATTGATGATCAAGCATGCCGATTTCTTTAATGGCGAGGCGATAGGTCAGAAAAAATACTTGAGGGATTTGTCTAAAGGAAACCAAAAGAAGGTAGGTATCATTGCGGCCCTTATCGGTGACCCTGAAGTAATCATTTTAGATGAGCCCTTTGCAAATCTGGATCCTTCTACTCAAATACGCTTAAAAGCCATCATCAAGGATTTGTCTGAAAATCCTAATGTCACCATGCTTATCTCTAGCCATGACCTGATTCATGTGACTGAGGTGGCGCAACGTGTTGTTTTATTAGAAAAAGGTAAAGTGGTGATGGATCAGGTGAAGGATGCAGCTACCTTTGGCCAGCTGGAAAAATACTTTATGGGAATTAGTGAACTCCACGCCGTTCCCACGGAAGCGGAATTACAGCCAGTAACAAATGAAGAAGAATAACTATGTCTCCTAAAATAAAAGTATTTGTAATTTATGCGCTTAGCTTCTTCATCGTTTTTGCGGTCACCTGGTTGATCACGGATTATTTTGTAGCCAAGGAATCCATTTGGACAACCTTTATCCCTATTGGAGCTGCCATGATTCTAGCGCCTAAACCTCACATAGAAGAAACACAATCTGGACGCCAATACGGCTTAAAAAGTATTTTTTCAAAGAAGATTTTTCCAGTCAATTAATTTCTTAGTCAAAGAGATAAAAGCATTTTAAAGTAAATGAAGGTCACAGCTGAACATAACGAACGTGTAGCAAAAATGAAGTTTTCATCTGTGTACCCACATTATGTGACAAAAGTGGAGAAGAAAGGAAGATCAATAGCAGAATTGCATCAGGTCATTGAATGGTTGACCGGTTATGGTGAAAATAGATTACAGGATTTTATTGAAGGAGACGCAACTTTTAAAACATTTTTTGAAGAGGCAACCCTCAACCCTAATGCCCATCTTATAAAGGGCGTTATCTGCGGTTACCGAATTGAAGAGATAGACAATCCATTAACCCGACAAGTGCGCTATCTGGATAAGCTAGTGGAAGAACTTGCTCGCGGCCGTAAGATGGAAAAGATATTGCGATAATATAGTATGCGCTGGCAATTCTCTAAAGTCGCTCCCTATTAAATATCTCAAAAGCTTACACAAATATTTCATTATAAAGCCTTATAAAATTAGGCCGGCTTAGCACTTACTGTCTCGTTCCTTTATTCCTTATTTTTGAACGATTCACAATATCATAAGGTCTGTACAGTTATGATAGCTAGAAAAAAGAAGCTCGTTTGAAAAACCTTTTTGCTTTTACTACCATCGTTTTTTGCATGCTGCTCGTGCTGGCCAGCTGCAGCCGCAAGAGTGATTCATTTATTTCCCGTAACCTACACGCCGTAGGAACAGAGTATAACGTACTTTATAACGGCAACCTTGCTTTGGAGGCCGGACTTGAAAATATCGAGGCTAATTACCGTGATAACTATTGGGATATTCTTCCTGTCGAGCGTCTGGCCGTCAAAGATGAAATACGAGTAAGCGAGGACGAACAAACAGACCCCAACTTTCAAAGAGCAGAGGAAAAAGCGGTCAAAGCGGTTCAAAAGCACAGCATGCTCATCGATGGTGAGGAAGTGAATCCACAAATTGACGAGGCCTACATGCTATTAGGAAAAGCACGCTATTATGATCAACGGTTCATTCCTGCGTTAGAAGCTTTCAATTACATTTTGCAGTTCATGCCCGAATCTGATAAAATCAGACAGGCAAAAATATGGCGTGAAAAGACGAATATGCGTCTTGACAACAGTGAAATTGCGATTGAAAACTTGCAATTATTACTTAAGGAAGACATTCTTGAGATCGATAGAGAAGAGCTGATTCTAGCTAACGCCACCCTGGCACAAGCCTACTTGAACGAGAAAAAAACTGATAGTGCTTTGATCTACATGAATCAGGCGGCGCAAAAAACCAAAGATCGAGCTACGGAGGGTCGTTATAAATTCATCGCCGGACAATTGTTTGCTCAACAAGGCCAGCGAGATAGCGCTATCGCCCATTTTGATGAGGTCATTGAGTTGCATAGAAAGATCCCACGCAACTATTATGTCAATGCATTCATTGAAAAAATAAAATTGCGAGATACGATTGAAGATGGAGATGATGAATTGTTACTAATTCTCAATGAGCTAGAGGAAAATCGGGAAAATCGACCTTGGCTGGATTTGATTAACTATAGAAAAGCCATCTATCTAGAAAGCGTGGATAGTGTAGATGGTGCCATTACCTATTACAACCGGTCGTTAAGAGCAGGAAATCGAGATGCTTATTTACAAGGTAACACATACGATGCTCTAGGAAGAATCAGCTTTGACGATGCTCGATTTGAAACGGCTGGGAAATACTTTGACAGTGCAGCCTTGAAATATGTAGACAAATCTAGAGAAAAGCGTGCCGTAGCTAAGAAAAGAGAAAACTTGGCAGATGTGATTCTGTATGAAAATACACGTCGCAGTGCGGATAGTGTATTAGGCATCATAGGCATGACCCCAGCAGAGCGTGAAGCTTATTATAATACGTACATCGAGGAGCTGAAGGAAAAAGAAGCTCAACTAGCAGAACAAGCTGCTATTACTGAGGCAAACCTAGCACAACAAAAAACAGCCCTTTCTACGATCAAAACTAATAACGCACTAGCTGGAAATCGAATGGGGCCACCAGTAGGGCCAGTAGATAATCCAGCAACTGCAACGGGTAACAATACGGGTGACTTTTATTTTTATATTCCAGCTACTGTTGCCCGTGGTAAGTTACAGTTTAGATCAGTCTGGGGTGGTCGTCCATTAGAAGACAATTGGAGACTTTCAAGCACTAGCTCTGGCTTGATCGATCAGGCTACTGAAAACCAAGTTACTGCTTTCGAAGGAATCGCCACAGCTCCAGAATATGTAGCTTCCTATTATATAGAACAATTACCTCAAGGGCAAGCAGCATTAGATAGTATTTCAGACGCCAGAGATTTTGCCTACTATCAATTAGGTGTGCTGTACAAAGAGAAGTTCAAACGGGAAGATTTAGCGATAAACAGGTTTGAGACCTTATTGACTTACGAACCAGAAGAAAAGCTACTCTTACCTACCTTATACAATTTATACCTGATGGGTCGTGATGATTCTGATAGTAATATCGCTTTCGCGAAAGCGGAACAATATAAATCCACCATCATATCAAAATATCCAGATACCCGGTACGCTCAAATTTTACAAAATCCAGAAAGTGCCTTAGATACTACGGGCAGTCCAGAAGGAGTTTACAACCGTATATTTAATGTCTATGAAAAAGGCAACTTTGCTGAAGTTATCGATCTGACAGAACAAGAAATCATAAGGTATAGTGGAGATCCTATCGTTCCAAAACTAGAACTCTTAAAAACCTACGCTTCAGGAAGATTATATGGGTTTAAAGCTTATAAAGATGGATTAGATTTCATAGCGCTCAATTATCCAGGTAGCGAGGTTGGAAAAGAAGCAGCACAATTAGCGGCAGATGCGGATAAACTGCAGATTCCAGAAAAGTTTGTTCCGGAAGATAATCTGAATAGCTTCAAACTATTGTTCGAGACTGCATCCACAGATATAGCACTTCAAGAACGTATTCAAAATGAGTTAAAAGAAAAGTTGCCAAATTATGGATCTCAGCTTTCTTATTCGATTGATGTGTATACTCCTCAAATATCTTTAATTGTGGTACACGGGTTTAATTCTAGAGCTCAAGCTCTTGAGACAGGTGCGCTCTTAACGGCTCCAAATGGAGTAGCCAGCTTGCCTAAAGCAGTATTACCCATAGCCACTGATAATTATAAAATCATTCAAGTTTATAAAAGCCTGGATGCCTATAAAACACAAGTTCAATAAAACCCCCATGATGAAATCAAATAAGAATACAGAAATTGTCGGGAACTCCCAGAATAGAATCGCAGCAGGAACTACCATTACTGGTGATATCGCCAGTGAGGCGGGCTTTAGAATTGATGGAGAAATCATAGGTACTTTAAAAACAAATGCTAAAGTAGTTATAGGTAAAGACGGTAAAATCGAGGGGACATTAGAGTGCAGCAGTGCTGATATAGAAGGTACATTTTCTGGT of the Nonlabens marinus S1-08 genome contains:
- a CDS encoding lysophospholipid acyltransferase family protein, translating into MKWMRFILMPLYRIWFYFLLGAPIILLFPVLLVLTISEKTYAQFFRVAQLWAVIVIYGMFWWPVIDRGAQMKKGVSYMLVANHTSMTDIMLMLMVARNPFVFVGKAELAKIPIFGFFYKRTCILVDRKDANSRLAVFKSASARLASGVGICIFPEGGVPVDRSIVLDNFKDGAFRLAIEHQIPVVPMSFYDNKKRFPFSFFHGSPGIMRVKTHEILETKGMQLSGDKVRFRESVRAIMLNDLLKNK
- the trpS gene encoding tryptophan--tRNA ligase; the protein is MSRVLTGIQSTGIPHLGNLLGAILPAIEMSQQSDNDSFLFIADLHSLTQIKDGETLRENTYATAATWLACGLDTTRSTFYRQSDVPQVTELNWYLNCFYPYQRLTLAHSFKDKSDRLSDVNAGLFTYPMLMAADILLYDAEVVPVGKDQLQHLEMARDVAGRFNNQMGDTLIEPDARIQEETMYVPGTDGEKMSKSRGNLINIFLPEKQLKKQVMAIETDSTPLEEPKDPDTCNVFAIYKLLATPEQVLEMRANYEGGNYGYGHAKKALLEVILVKFASARERFNHFMSNKHEIDAALEEGAAKAARVANEVLNRVRVKLGY
- a CDS encoding DNA-processing protein DprA, which codes for MDQQELLALLALKKAPLIGDIMAKKLIRTFGSATAVFEQPYRQIAAIEGIGDKKAEFIKVKDLFSKAEKELKFIEENNLKYRVYYNDDYPERLQYCVDGPIIFFENGKIDWSNPYTLSIVGTRQITSQGSAFLEKFIAEIAPLKPMIISGYAYGVDILAHKLAIEHGLQTIAVMAHGLNQTYPRNHVAHNKDVKNNGGFVTDFWSTDTFDRKNFLGRNRIIAGLSEATVVIESADKGGSLVTAGLAGDYNREVFAVPGRLNDKYAAGCNDLIKQSKAHMLTKTADIPYILGWQESKVAVQKQLFVELNEDEKMIYAFLKDNEKEMLDIIALNLKMPVHKLASILMSMELKGVVKPLPGKLFMLA
- a CDS encoding peptidoglycan DD-metalloendopeptidase family protein; translated protein: MAFKYLIDPQYPAVDYFHIDLSINNPFWDTNDVSDIPIFEEYLAKKRIENNKFVAHGGYKEQRALYRRSARFQDGAVRDVHMGIDLWAPAGASVHAIMDGTIHSFADNDDTGNYGPTLILEHDYQDKKLYSLYGHLSKSNMQDWEVGVRFRESEQIATLGTPLENGGYSPHLHFQLMTDMQGHKGDFPGVLAEDDLQNYSGVILDPNPFIFG
- a CDS encoding CoA transferase subunit B — encoded protein: MLDKIGIAKRIAQEVKDGYYVNLGIGIPTLVANYVPDGIDVEFQSENGVLGMGPFPFDGQEDADIINAGKQTITTLPGASFFDSATSFGMIRGQHVDLTILGAMEVSEDGDIANWKIPGKMVKGMGGAMDLVASAENIIVAMMHTNRAGESKLLKKCSLPLTGVNCITKVVSNLAVLEITDKGFKLLERAPGVSVEEIQKATEGTLIVEGEIPEMSI
- a CDS encoding four helix bundle protein, translated to MRNIKDNPIVNMTFNFSLNIIEFVQQLKQQKDWDLASQLFRSGTSIGSNVWEAQNAESSKDFIHKFKISAKECDETEYWLALCKASVHLPTPEEKLFTDRESISKVLSKIIGTTKRNMNR
- a CDS encoding CoA transferase subunit A → MINRTVASVKEALAGVESGMTLMVGGFGLSGIPENSIAQLVELGVTDLTCISNNAGVDDFGLGLLLQGKQIKKMISSYVGENDEFERQMLSGELEVELIPQGTLAERCRAAQAGIPAFYTPAGYGTEVAEGKEEREFNGKPHILEHAFKADFALVKAWKGDTAGNLIFKGTARNFNPVMCGAATITVAEVEELVPAGELDPNQIHIPGIFVKRIFQGAKYEKRIEQRTTRKRG